One segment of Monomorium pharaonis isolate MP-MQ-018 chromosome 6, ASM1337386v2, whole genome shotgun sequence DNA contains the following:
- the LOC105837803 gene encoding NAD-dependent protein deacetylase sirtuin-7 isoform X2, translating into MEEGRDERFQSRRRTAALKAFKVKDERVATFKKVAAILQKSEVDRTAEETGILSSCSDVVKEVNLRQEKRDRIKARLEEIEDAPEILEEKCIRLAAAISRATSLAVYTGAGISTAASIPDYRGTNGVWTRMQQGKDIGNHDLSQAEPTLTHMALYALYKVRVLKHIVSQNCDGLHLRSGIPRNLLSEVHGNMYVEVCRTCKPSREYWRLFDVTEKTARYQHSTGRLCHICNSVLQDSIVHFGERGNLPWPINWNGATRAAKQADVILCLGSSLKVLKKYPWLWQMDKPVPKRASLYIVNLQWTPKDENAVLKINGKCDEVMKKVMSHLGLEIPRYNRIKDPIFFHAVKLQNNEQLTKTQPCLEEPVIKEPLSQSSDENVEHTVRETDKEDRISSIAVADITTAYPAPFFAALPFLSMGLPFPPMYMYPQLTPLFYYPFIQIPNIPAEVPKPKPACSFCMEHEGSLTCLYYQRDVECSTPIKTENEQKQEEGALVIHADTPVASPKNPGWFGKGYRKGMKRKR; encoded by the exons ATGGAGGAGGGAAGAGACGAGAGGTTTCAGTCGCGAAGACGTACCGCCGCTTTGAAGGCTTTTAAAGTTAAAGACGAGCGAGTGGCTACTTTTAAGAAG GTGGCGGcgattttacaaaaatctgAGGTAGACAGGACGGCGGAGGAAACTGGGATACTCTCCTCGTGCAGCGACGTGGTGAAAGAGGTTAATCTACG aCAAGAAAAACGAGATAGAATAAAGGCAAGATTGGAGGAGATTGAAGATGCACCTGAAATCTTGGAGGAAAAATGTATACGCTTGGCAGCAGCGATCAGTAGAGCAACATCACTTGCGGTATATACTGGTGCTGGTATTAGCACAGCGGCATCTATTCCAGACTATAGAGGGACTAATGGAGTTTGGACTCGTATGCAACAGGGAAAAGATATTGG GAATCATGATCTGAGCCAAGCTGAGCCAACTTTGACGCACATGGCCCTTTACGCATTGTACAAGGTGCGAGTCCTCAAGCATATAGTTTCTCAAAACTGTGACGGATTGCATTTGCGTAGCGGTATCCCGCGTAATCTTTTGTCCGAAGTGCATGGCAATATGTACGTGGAAGTTTGTAGAACGTGCAAACCATCTAGAGAATATTGGAGACTTTTCGATGTTACTGAAAAGACTGCGCGATATCAACACAGTACAGGAAGATTGTGTCACATATGTAATTCAGTGTTGCAAGATTCTATCGTTCATTTTGGCGAGAGGGGCAATCTACCTTGGCCGATCAATTGGAATGGAGCAACTAGAGCTGCGAAGCAAGCGGACGTTATATTGTGTTTAGGTTCTAGTCTAAAAGTTCTTAAGAAGTATCCGTGGTTGTGGCAAATGGACAAACCCGTTCCGAAAAGAGCCTCTCTATATATCGTCAACTTGCAGTGGACTCCGAAAGATGAGAATGCAGTTTTAAAGATAAACGGCAAATGTGATGAAGTAATGAAGAAAGTCATGAGTCACTTGGGACTGGAAATTCCGCGATATAATCGTATAAAGGATCCAATCTTCTTTCATGCAGTGAAGCTCCAGAACAACGAACAACTTACCAAAACTCAACCGTGTCTCGAAGAACCAGTGATTAAGGAGCCTTTGAGTCAAAGCAGTGACGAGAATGTTGAACACACAGTACGAGAAACTGACAAAGAAGACCGCATATCGTCCATAGCAGTGGCTGACATAACAACTGCTTATCCGGCACCTTTTTTTGCCGCGTTACCGTTCCTATCTATGGGCTTGCCATTTCCTCCCATGTACATGTATCCTCAATTGAcgccattattttattatccttTTATACAAATACCAAACATACCGGCGGAAGTGCCAAAACCTAAACCAGCTTGTTCATTTTGTATGGAGCATGAGGGTTCTCTTACTTGTTTGTATTATCAACGTGATGTGGAGTGTTCGACGCCGATAAAGACCGAGAATGAGCAGAAACAAGAGGAAGGTGCGCTAGTGATTCACGCGGACACTCCCGTAGCATCTCCAAAGAATCCAGGCTGGTTTGGTAAAGGTTACCGTAAGGGTATGAAGAGGAAGCGGTAG
- the LOC105836976 gene encoding caskin-1 isoform X2, translating into MSRPSKTVTQAKKVAPPAVPDVFRHSGSSFGSAGYASSEDSCFLSGNGPGGTTDDGSYGMPSGKSPGPIFTHSGFAFPPVIGKYAHAEDQGIDMTQSPGRDSPGSSGSGSGSRHSTASLDSGRASGYHLGPRGPGALASSPRCSISSLGSHPDRPADLDVVHAWLTELQFEEYFPLFASAGYDLATITRMTPEDLTAIGIKKPNHRKRLKAEIDNLNIGDGLPEHVPGSLEEWLRLLRLEEYLAALHQQGMRSVEDVTILTWEDLEDIGIVRLGHQKKLLLAIKRVKDIRAGKRIQPLDLARLPPHPGHTQDVVIQRGGPDLPSPDEDCSSPVLRSFQRGGSDTTSGVAWKSMYAAFPTDYNTVGRTSSRGKSLESLEDVPLGYPPSPAPMSHPQPLDWRPRSFEDGDLTPTNDASIVDAGGGGGTLPRPRHCLVRPRPVAKVTATPGQYKSLPRDLENKYQLTYGLESSPHLPKRCPPSPPRRQSSRDTISSSVISVGSSTVGDVVIDCSGPVPTASCDDHHIHQHHHHHHPLIHHPPPPPPAPTPAPSTPPQLNRPPSSMSRSWGSVSVNINEEHELIASLALQHRNGSDASFKSSSSTESDSLPFANENAGTIKQRAGRAQEYLASGPNSIGGHIVNHHSNGSEPADVLNDIGNMLANLTDELDAMLEEEKRQGLNS; encoded by the exons ATGAGCCGGCCGTCCAAAACCGTGACTCAAGCGAAGAAAGTAGCGCCACCAGCTGTACCAGACGTGTTTCGACACTCCGGTTCCTCTTTTGGCTCGGCTGGATATGCCAGCAGCGAGGATAGCTGCTTCCTATCTGGAAATGGCCCTGGAGGCACAACGGACGATGGTTCCTACGGGATGCCATCTGGAAAGAGTCCGGGACCTATTTTTACGCATTCGGGGTTTGCCTTTCCGCCGGTGATCGGCAAGTATGCCCACGCCGAGGATCAAG gtaTCGATATGACTCAGAGTCCTGGCAGAGATAGCCCTGGTAGTTCCGGATCAGGTTCCGGTTCTAGGCATTCTACGGCATCATTGGATTCCGGAAGAGCGTCTGGATATCACTTGGGACCTAGAGGACCCGGTGCTCTCGCCTCGTCTCCTAGATGCTCCATCAGTTCCCTCGGAAGTCATCCTGATAGACCAGCAGACCTCGATGTTGTTCATGCTTGGTTAACTGAACTTCAATTCGAGGAGTACTTTCCCTTATTTGCTTCTGCAGGTTACGATCTTGCTACTATAACGCGTATGACACCGGAGGATCTCACGGCTATAG GTATCAAGAAACCTAATCATAGGAAACGATTAAAAGCGGAAATAGACAACTTGAATATAGGAGATGGATTACCAGAACATGTACCCGGATCGTTGGAAGAATGGCTCAGGCTTCTCAGGCTTGAGGAATATCTTGCGGCTCTTCATCAACAGGGTATGCGATCTGTTGAGGACGTAACTATTCTCACCTGGGAGGACCTTGAGGACATTGGTATTGTACGGTTAGGGcatcagaaaaaattattgttagcaATTAAGAGAGTTAAGGATATTCGCGCTGGCAAACGTATACAGCCACTCGACCTTGCGCGCTTGCCACCACATCCTGGACATACGCAG gACGTTGTTATTCAACGAGGTGGACCTGACTTGCCGTCACCCGATGAAGATTGTTCTTCGCCTGTACTTAGATCTTTTCAACGGGGTGGAAGCGACACCACTTCTGGTGTCGCTTGGAAAAGTATGTATGCCGCATTTCCAACTGATTACAATACAGTCGGTCGTACTAGCTCTCGAGGAAAGTCTTTGGAAAGTTTAGAGGATGTACCTCTTGGTTATCCTCCATCGCCGGCGCCAATGTCACATCCGCAACCTCTTGATTGGCGTCCACGAAGTTTCGAAGATGGCGATCTTACACCCACGAATGATGCTTCCATTGTAGACgccggtggtggcggcggcacTCTTCCGCGACCAAGACATTGTCTCGTTCGTCCACGACCCGTTGCCAAG GTAACTGCTACACCAGGACAATATAAATCCTTGCCGAGAGACTTAGAaaacaaatatcaattaaCATATGGGCTTGAAAGTAGTCCGCATCTTCCAAAACGATGTCCTCCATCACCTCCAAGACGACAAAGCTCCAGAGATACAATTAGTTCTTCCGTAATTAGCGTTGGTAGCTCGACGGTCGGTGACGTCGTAATAGACTGCAGTGGGCCAGTTCCAACCGCTTCATGTGATGATCATCATATTCATcagcatcatcatcatcatcatcctTTGATTCATCatccgccgccaccaccacctGCGCCTACGCCAGCACCTTCCACACCACCGCAACTAAATCGACCACCTTCTTCCATGTCACGTTCATGGGGTAGCGTTagtgttaatattaatgaagaaCACGAGCTAATCGCATCTCTCGCCCTACAACATCGCAATGGATCAGATGCTAGTTTTAAA tcGAGTTCTAGTACAGAATCAGATTCATTGCCTTTCGCCAATGAGAATGCCGGCACGATAAAACAAAGAGCCGGTCGAGCGCAAGAATACTTGGCGAGCGGTCCTAATAGTATTGGCGGTCACATAGTCAATCATCATTCTAACGGTAGTGAACCTGCGGATGTTTTGAACGACATAGGAAATATGCTTGCCAATCTTACAGACGAACTTGACGCAATGCTCGAAGAGGAGAAACGCCAGGGCCTGAACTCATAA
- the LOC105837803 gene encoding NAD-dependent protein deacetylase sirtuin-7 isoform X1, producing the protein MGKMEEGRDERFQSRRRTAALKAFKVKDERVATFKKVAAILQKSEVDRTAEETGILSSCSDVVKEVNLRQEKRDRIKARLEEIEDAPEILEEKCIRLAAAISRATSLAVYTGAGISTAASIPDYRGTNGVWTRMQQGKDIGNHDLSQAEPTLTHMALYALYKVRVLKHIVSQNCDGLHLRSGIPRNLLSEVHGNMYVEVCRTCKPSREYWRLFDVTEKTARYQHSTGRLCHICNSVLQDSIVHFGERGNLPWPINWNGATRAAKQADVILCLGSSLKVLKKYPWLWQMDKPVPKRASLYIVNLQWTPKDENAVLKINGKCDEVMKKVMSHLGLEIPRYNRIKDPIFFHAVKLQNNEQLTKTQPCLEEPVIKEPLSQSSDENVEHTVRETDKEDRISSIAVADITTAYPAPFFAALPFLSMGLPFPPMYMYPQLTPLFYYPFIQIPNIPAEVPKPKPACSFCMEHEGSLTCLYYQRDVECSTPIKTENEQKQEEGALVIHADTPVASPKNPGWFGKGYRKGMKRKR; encoded by the exons AAAGATGGAGGAGGGAAGAGACGAGAGGTTTCAGTCGCGAAGACGTACCGCCGCTTTGAAGGCTTTTAAAGTTAAAGACGAGCGAGTGGCTACTTTTAAGAAG GTGGCGGcgattttacaaaaatctgAGGTAGACAGGACGGCGGAGGAAACTGGGATACTCTCCTCGTGCAGCGACGTGGTGAAAGAGGTTAATCTACG aCAAGAAAAACGAGATAGAATAAAGGCAAGATTGGAGGAGATTGAAGATGCACCTGAAATCTTGGAGGAAAAATGTATACGCTTGGCAGCAGCGATCAGTAGAGCAACATCACTTGCGGTATATACTGGTGCTGGTATTAGCACAGCGGCATCTATTCCAGACTATAGAGGGACTAATGGAGTTTGGACTCGTATGCAACAGGGAAAAGATATTGG GAATCATGATCTGAGCCAAGCTGAGCCAACTTTGACGCACATGGCCCTTTACGCATTGTACAAGGTGCGAGTCCTCAAGCATATAGTTTCTCAAAACTGTGACGGATTGCATTTGCGTAGCGGTATCCCGCGTAATCTTTTGTCCGAAGTGCATGGCAATATGTACGTGGAAGTTTGTAGAACGTGCAAACCATCTAGAGAATATTGGAGACTTTTCGATGTTACTGAAAAGACTGCGCGATATCAACACAGTACAGGAAGATTGTGTCACATATGTAATTCAGTGTTGCAAGATTCTATCGTTCATTTTGGCGAGAGGGGCAATCTACCTTGGCCGATCAATTGGAATGGAGCAACTAGAGCTGCGAAGCAAGCGGACGTTATATTGTGTTTAGGTTCTAGTCTAAAAGTTCTTAAGAAGTATCCGTGGTTGTGGCAAATGGACAAACCCGTTCCGAAAAGAGCCTCTCTATATATCGTCAACTTGCAGTGGACTCCGAAAGATGAGAATGCAGTTTTAAAGATAAACGGCAAATGTGATGAAGTAATGAAGAAAGTCATGAGTCACTTGGGACTGGAAATTCCGCGATATAATCGTATAAAGGATCCAATCTTCTTTCATGCAGTGAAGCTCCAGAACAACGAACAACTTACCAAAACTCAACCGTGTCTCGAAGAACCAGTGATTAAGGAGCCTTTGAGTCAAAGCAGTGACGAGAATGTTGAACACACAGTACGAGAAACTGACAAAGAAGACCGCATATCGTCCATAGCAGTGGCTGACATAACAACTGCTTATCCGGCACCTTTTTTTGCCGCGTTACCGTTCCTATCTATGGGCTTGCCATTTCCTCCCATGTACATGTATCCTCAATTGAcgccattattttattatccttTTATACAAATACCAAACATACCGGCGGAAGTGCCAAAACCTAAACCAGCTTGTTCATTTTGTATGGAGCATGAGGGTTCTCTTACTTGTTTGTATTATCAACGTGATGTGGAGTGTTCGACGCCGATAAAGACCGAGAATGAGCAGAAACAAGAGGAAGGTGCGCTAGTGATTCACGCGGACACTCCCGTAGCATCTCCAAAGAATCCAGGCTGGTTTGGTAAAGGTTACCGTAAGGGTATGAAGAGGAAGCGGTAG
- the LOC105836976 gene encoding caskin-1 isoform X1, with translation MRRISVGGMSRPSKTVTQAKKVAPPAVPDVFRHSGSSFGSAGYASSEDSCFLSGNGPGGTTDDGSYGMPSGKSPGPIFTHSGFAFPPVIGKYAHAEDQGIDMTQSPGRDSPGSSGSGSGSRHSTASLDSGRASGYHLGPRGPGALASSPRCSISSLGSHPDRPADLDVVHAWLTELQFEEYFPLFASAGYDLATITRMTPEDLTAIGIKKPNHRKRLKAEIDNLNIGDGLPEHVPGSLEEWLRLLRLEEYLAALHQQGMRSVEDVTILTWEDLEDIGIVRLGHQKKLLLAIKRVKDIRAGKRIQPLDLARLPPHPGHTQDVVIQRGGPDLPSPDEDCSSPVLRSFQRGGSDTTSGVAWKSMYAAFPTDYNTVGRTSSRGKSLESLEDVPLGYPPSPAPMSHPQPLDWRPRSFEDGDLTPTNDASIVDAGGGGGTLPRPRHCLVRPRPVAKVTATPGQYKSLPRDLENKYQLTYGLESSPHLPKRCPPSPPRRQSSRDTISSSVISVGSSTVGDVVIDCSGPVPTASCDDHHIHQHHHHHHPLIHHPPPPPPAPTPAPSTPPQLNRPPSSMSRSWGSVSVNINEEHELIASLALQHRNGSDASFKSSSSTESDSLPFANENAGTIKQRAGRAQEYLASGPNSIGGHIVNHHSNGSEPADVLNDIGNMLANLTDELDAMLEEEKRQGLNS, from the exons ATGAGACGCATTAGCG TTGGCGGTATGAGCCGGCCGTCCAAAACCGTGACTCAAGCGAAGAAAGTAGCGCCACCAGCTGTACCAGACGTGTTTCGACACTCCGGTTCCTCTTTTGGCTCGGCTGGATATGCCAGCAGCGAGGATAGCTGCTTCCTATCTGGAAATGGCCCTGGAGGCACAACGGACGATGGTTCCTACGGGATGCCATCTGGAAAGAGTCCGGGACCTATTTTTACGCATTCGGGGTTTGCCTTTCCGCCGGTGATCGGCAAGTATGCCCACGCCGAGGATCAAG gtaTCGATATGACTCAGAGTCCTGGCAGAGATAGCCCTGGTAGTTCCGGATCAGGTTCCGGTTCTAGGCATTCTACGGCATCATTGGATTCCGGAAGAGCGTCTGGATATCACTTGGGACCTAGAGGACCCGGTGCTCTCGCCTCGTCTCCTAGATGCTCCATCAGTTCCCTCGGAAGTCATCCTGATAGACCAGCAGACCTCGATGTTGTTCATGCTTGGTTAACTGAACTTCAATTCGAGGAGTACTTTCCCTTATTTGCTTCTGCAGGTTACGATCTTGCTACTATAACGCGTATGACACCGGAGGATCTCACGGCTATAG GTATCAAGAAACCTAATCATAGGAAACGATTAAAAGCGGAAATAGACAACTTGAATATAGGAGATGGATTACCAGAACATGTACCCGGATCGTTGGAAGAATGGCTCAGGCTTCTCAGGCTTGAGGAATATCTTGCGGCTCTTCATCAACAGGGTATGCGATCTGTTGAGGACGTAACTATTCTCACCTGGGAGGACCTTGAGGACATTGGTATTGTACGGTTAGGGcatcagaaaaaattattgttagcaATTAAGAGAGTTAAGGATATTCGCGCTGGCAAACGTATACAGCCACTCGACCTTGCGCGCTTGCCACCACATCCTGGACATACGCAG gACGTTGTTATTCAACGAGGTGGACCTGACTTGCCGTCACCCGATGAAGATTGTTCTTCGCCTGTACTTAGATCTTTTCAACGGGGTGGAAGCGACACCACTTCTGGTGTCGCTTGGAAAAGTATGTATGCCGCATTTCCAACTGATTACAATACAGTCGGTCGTACTAGCTCTCGAGGAAAGTCTTTGGAAAGTTTAGAGGATGTACCTCTTGGTTATCCTCCATCGCCGGCGCCAATGTCACATCCGCAACCTCTTGATTGGCGTCCACGAAGTTTCGAAGATGGCGATCTTACACCCACGAATGATGCTTCCATTGTAGACgccggtggtggcggcggcacTCTTCCGCGACCAAGACATTGTCTCGTTCGTCCACGACCCGTTGCCAAG GTAACTGCTACACCAGGACAATATAAATCCTTGCCGAGAGACTTAGAaaacaaatatcaattaaCATATGGGCTTGAAAGTAGTCCGCATCTTCCAAAACGATGTCCTCCATCACCTCCAAGACGACAAAGCTCCAGAGATACAATTAGTTCTTCCGTAATTAGCGTTGGTAGCTCGACGGTCGGTGACGTCGTAATAGACTGCAGTGGGCCAGTTCCAACCGCTTCATGTGATGATCATCATATTCATcagcatcatcatcatcatcatcctTTGATTCATCatccgccgccaccaccacctGCGCCTACGCCAGCACCTTCCACACCACCGCAACTAAATCGACCACCTTCTTCCATGTCACGTTCATGGGGTAGCGTTagtgttaatattaatgaagaaCACGAGCTAATCGCATCTCTCGCCCTACAACATCGCAATGGATCAGATGCTAGTTTTAAA tcGAGTTCTAGTACAGAATCAGATTCATTGCCTTTCGCCAATGAGAATGCCGGCACGATAAAACAAAGAGCCGGTCGAGCGCAAGAATACTTGGCGAGCGGTCCTAATAGTATTGGCGGTCACATAGTCAATCATCATTCTAACGGTAGTGAACCTGCGGATGTTTTGAACGACATAGGAAATATGCTTGCCAATCTTACAGACGAACTTGACGCAATGCTCGAAGAGGAGAAACGCCAGGGCCTGAACTCATAA